Part of the Drosophila pseudoobscura strain MV-25-SWS-2005 chromosome 2, UCI_Dpse_MV25, whole genome shotgun sequence genome, CAAACACTCAAACAAAAATCGCTCTATCAAACATTCTACGCGGTATTAGTTCTTCCGAGAAACTTACAAGGAAAAGATAAATCAAACTCGAAAGAAACCAAAACATGATTAAAGAACGCACGACACTACGGTTGGCGATAAGGGTAATGAGGCAATTGAAGATAGGCTCCGAGACCCAGTCCACCACCAGTAATTCAGTGAGTCATCCTACCTGTCAGAAAATCTTTGGGCTGCCCAATGTCCATCCAGAAGCCGGTCAGATCCATGGCATACAGCTCCTGTTGCTCTGCCATGGCCGGAAATACCTCCTTCTCGATGGATGTGGGCTTGACCTCAATCCTCTCGAGCACCGATGGATTGAAGATGTAGATGCCGGCATTGATTTTGTTGCTGACAAACTCCTGCGGCTTCTCGATAAAGTTCTTTATGCAGCCGTCCTCGTCGTACAGCACCACACCATATTTGGAAGGCTCCTCCACCTTGGTCACGACTATTGTCCCCTCTTTGCCGTGATTTCGATGAAACTGCACCAGCTGCTTGAAGGGGAAATCACAGATCACATCCGAGTTAAGCACAAAAAAGGGTTCGGGACTGGCAGACAGTATCGATTTGGCCAGGGCCAGTGGTCCTGCTGTTCCTAGGGGTTCCGTTTCATGGGAGAATATCAATTCCACGCCCAGTTTGTCTGCCTCCACCTTCAACTCCTTCTCCATTTGCTCAGCCCTATAGCTGACGGCGAGTATGACCTGAATGAGCCAATTATTggtttatataaatatattactCATAGTATTGCTCACTCACCTGACGGCAGCCGGCATCGACAAGTGCCTCCAGCTGGTGCAACA contains:
- the Gmppb gene encoding mannose-1-phosphate guanylyltransferase catalytic subunit beta, translating into MCGSPNTTVGNGTRALILVGGYGTRLRPLTLSTPKPLVEFANKPILLHQLEALVDAGCRQVILAVSYRAEQMEKELKVEADKLGVELIFSHETEPLGTAGPLALAKSILSASPEPFFVLNSDVICDFPFKQLVQFHRNHGKEGTIVVTKVEEPSKYGVVLYDEDGCIKNFIEKPQEFVSNKINAGIYIFNPSVLERIEVKPTSIEKEVFPAMAEQQELYAMDLTGFWMDIGQPKDFLTGMCLYLSSLRQKQSPKLYTGPGVVGNVLVDPTATIGEGCRIGPNVTIGPDVIIEDGVCIKRATILKGAIVRSHSWLDSCIVGWRSTVGRWVRIEGITVLGEDVIVKDELYVNGGQVLPHKSIAASVPEPQIIM